The following are from one region of the Halarsenatibacter silvermanii genome:
- a CDS encoding nucleoside triphosphate pyrophosphohydrolase encodes MKEYNKLIRNHIPEIIENAEKEYEVKKVEGEEFFQALQKKLQEEVEEYLQEEEVEELIDILEVVAALADQHGLNMEKLEDLRMEKKKERGGFDKKLILLKAEE; translated from the coding sequence ATGAAAGAGTACAACAAATTGATCAGAAATCACATACCTGAAATTATAGAAAATGCGGAGAAAGAATACGAAGTAAAAAAAGTCGAAGGTGAAGAATTTTTTCAGGCACTTCAAAAAAAACTGCAGGAAGAAGTGGAAGAGTATTTACAGGAAGAAGAAGTTGAAGAACTGATTGATATTCTGGAAGTTGTAGCTGCTCTGGCGGACCAGCACGGATTGAATATGGAAAAATTGGAGGATTTAAGAATGGAGAAGAAAAAAGAGCGCGGCGGTTTTGATAAAAAATTAATCCTTTTGAAAGCTGAGGAATAA